One Mycteria americana isolate JAX WOST 10 ecotype Jacksonville Zoo and Gardens chromosome 7, USCA_MyAme_1.0, whole genome shotgun sequence genomic window, TCCTAGGCCTCAAAACTGAGTATCAGTTTTGTTATGCTTAGTTTTACTGTTttagttgtgattttttttttgtgattgttaCAAACAGTTAATATTCAGCGTATTTTAAActgtttcgttttttttttttttttaataattatttgtcTTGATTTTGGCTTTTGTCATCTAGGTAATCCCTCCAGGTCAGCCCAGCTGGACAGATGAGTCATATCAGGGCTGTTTCACTTGTCGAGTCTGGCAGTTTGGACACTGGGTGGAAGTAACTATCGATGATCGTTTGCCTTGCCTTGGTGGTAAACTCTGCTTTTCCCAGTGTCAGACGGAGGATTTGTTTTGGCTTCCACTGTTGGAAAAAGCTTATGCAAAGTATGTGAACACTGTTATTGAGGGAAGTAAAGGGAGGCACAATACTTGTATACCTTCTGCTTACTTATTTTATCTGACTGCTTTGGGCATATATCTGTGTATTATTCAATATAAAGTACAACGGCTGCTAGCTTTCCCATACTGGGTTGTGCAGAAGTTGCTCTTTAAACTGTAGATCTATAAGGTGTGTTTCTAGTTGCATGTGAGGTAAGATAGCCTTAGGGAGAGAATTATGATAAAAAGTAAGAGCTGCAATGAATTATCAGGATTCAAATGATGTTCGTTAAGTCACTATACATTGGCCATCTAATTTattaaagggaaatattttactagtgCAGCATTTGAGGGCAGCTGAGGGCtcaatgaaaagcagaaagcatgcaaatattttcatggaaagcaACGATATTACATAAGTTTATTCTAGTTGAGGCTCTGATTGTATgagtttcactgctgcttttacTTAATTTGATAGTTTataattttgagaagaaacaaCCATATTGTTAATGTGTTTGAAAATGCAGCTATTTTAGGTTTTATGACACATCCATCAAAGTGCTGTCCAGATGGACAAAACAATGTGGAGACAAAGTGCACTGGTAAGATAGACATCAAATGTCCAAAAGAACTTGGACAAAAGATTGTGTGGTTGCCAGCAGAGGGCAGAAAAAGACTTTAAGTATGAAGTAATTCAACTGTAGATATGTTGAGCAGAAGTTGTGAAGCAGCAATGGCACGTTAAAGCTTCTCTGTAGGTTTGAAAGgtaatattctttgttttctgtagagTCTTACCGTTCTATCTTGCCTTATCATTCTATTATAGTTGtgatttcttttgctgtcttttgcgCCCACTGCATCAGGTAGGGTAGTCTCTTGATTTACTTAAATTGTTGAAGGAACTGCTACTCTGGTTGTTTGTGCAGAGTGAACAAAGAATAattgaaggagaggaagaaatgttgCTTATTTATACAGAATGCAGTTAGTATGTCACGAAAGATGATGTAATGCACACATAATAAGGTATAAATGACTAGTACTAGACTAGAGTGGTTTCTATATAGGATGGAATGAGTTGTAACAAATTTCCCATCAAACGATGGAATGTCTCATGGCTTACGTATTCTTTAGATGTTGTATTCTGTAAATAAAAGAGTATGTAGTTTCTCTTACCTACTTGGGGATATGAGCGAGGGTACAGTCATGATTGTGATACAGGATGGGGTTGAAAGTACATAAGAACCATGTTTCTTTAGTTCTGCTGTTAGTAGAAacttgttgttttggttttttttaatagagtgcATGGATCTTATGAACAGTTGTGGGCAGGACAGGTGGCAGATGCTTTGGTTGATCTGACTGGAGGAATTGCTGAAAGATGGACCCTGAAAGGCCCTGGAAGAAACATGGAGAAAGAGAAGACTGGCATGGTTTTGGAGAAAGCAGTGTTTAGAAGATTAATGAATCTGAAGGAACAGTGTGTAATAAGCTGCTCAGTTCTCAATTCCAGACAAGGTAATAGTAAAGTTCTAgctattttaaagtaaatatctCTGTTTAACAGGGTTCAGAGCACAAGGCAGCCAGCAAATGCATAGTGCTGATTCTAGTACCATACGGGTTTCATGGCACAATTTTATATAATCTTGGATAAATAAAGATTTAAGGATGTTGTTGAGTTCAGGATGGAGGGTGCTTTTGAGGAATGCTTTTTATATTACGTGCTAATATGGCCAGTTCTCAAAAACAAACGCACACCCTCCACAATGTCATATTTTACAATGAATGTCATTCATTGTAAAAATATGGGCAGGTTCTTTTGtttactttcaaatatttgtttttttttttctattcaggtGCAAGCGAACTAGGAGAATTTCATGCATTTATTGTGATAGACATGTTGAATCTGTCTGAAGTGTCAGGCAAGGAAATCTTCTTACTACGAATACGAAATCCTTGGGGGAGGCGGTGCTGGAGAGGTCCTTGGTGTGAGGGGTGAGTAGGTTTATTTTCgtttggaaaataatttgtgaaagTTCTGAAGCACAAAGCATATATATGTATTGCAAAGGCAAATATTGCTAATAGGCTATAGCAGAGGAGAGAGACCAGTTTGTATGCAGTCCTTTAGAGAGTTCAGTAGTTCACATAGCTCGTTGGTTCTAAGGCTAGTCATTTTGATCTATTAGTTCTGGTAATTaaactttttaatataattttttttgtttatcaaAGCATCATATCTTTTCACAGAGATAAACTTAAGatggtttattttctgtctgatttttgtggtgctttttttttgttctgcaattGATCTAAGTATCTTTGCTCATAAGATGTTTGTGACTTGTAAGTAGTCACTTGGCTTTACTTGGCCCTTCTCATTTGATCTTGTCTCAGTTGCAGAAGACGAACAAAGTAGTatgtataaaacaaaatatagcaGAAGGAAGGATGCTGATGTTTTTTGCTTGTGTGCTCTCATTTCTGTAGATTAATATAAGGAGAAGCTGGAATCAAGTAGTTATAAAGAAGAGAtctgttttaaaggaaatacagaaatatgtttaGCAGTTCATGTAGCAAAATAACAGGAATGAAAGGGCAGACCCTACTAGCTTATTTTGAAAAGCGTTAGCATATTTAGACTGTACAAAAGAACATGCAATTCTTGACCCAAGGAGCAAGCTTTCAGCATTAAAATATGGTAACAATATGATCatgttaataaacattttagagaaatagtttttttttctctgagttaaAAAGATGCCTTAATCGCATTAATTGAGACTTAAGTtgatgttttttgcttttggcaGAGTTTTGGTTATACACTTGGTCTCTTGTAGTTTCTTTGCCAAACAGTAAGTTGCCATGTAGTTGCAAGGTAGCATTTCACTGAGTGGTCTTAGAGCCCTGTTTTATTCAAGTGCAGAACTGTTCTTTGTTGTTAGTGAAACCATCAAAAATGTTGAAAGTACTAGCTTTTAATGGGTCCTAAATAATGAGGTGTTTAAATTCTTGGTTTATCATGACTTAGCCAGCAGATTTGTGGGGACAACCGGCTACTTCATACCAACAGTGGTTTTTGATGTTCACTATACAGCATTCAAATTCTTTCAGATTAGTCACTGTGCagcttgttttacttttttgtccCTATTCTTAACAACtgttaaaatctttattttgctcTCACACTTGGGACTGTACTGTCTGTTGTAAGCAAAGTAGCTATTTTGCCTAAAAGTATGCTGCTGTATCCTATCTAGTGTTAGGTTGTTTCTAAGTTTTCTTTGATATATTGTGATTCATACTTTCTATTATCCCTCTCACTGACTAGCAACGTGTATACAGAAATATTCAAGTATTTGACAATAAAATGAAGAAACCTCTTCTTATTGTCCTGCTCCATAGGATATTTGATAGAACATTGTTATGGAACTTTATTGGGCAAAGAACTAAATGTTGACTTTTGTCGTATGTGCAGTGGTCAAGGATGGAGCCAGCTAGATCCAATAGTCACCTCAGAACTGCTCTCACAGATCCAAGAGGGAGAATTCTGGGTTGATGAAGAGGAATTTTTCAGGGAATTTGATGAGATTACCATGGGCTTTCCAGTCAATGAGGAAGGACAACTTCAGAGCCTCTATACAGGTGTGGTATGAGAAAACGTTCTTCTCATACAAATAACGTTATGCCAATGGAAAAGACTGATTTGAATTGCAAATAGATGCAACTAGACCATAAATTCTCTTTCTCagtcttttcctctcctttagaCCTATAGGACCTTTCTGTCTCTACTGGGAAGAAATAGAGGGACAAGAGGAGATTTAAGATCTTTAGAGGAGTCTTTGATATTTCTTGGAGATCTAGTTACTTGCTAGTTGGTTGAGAGATTAGTATTCTCTATGTAGAAGGCTGTTGTTCTGGACAGCCTtgtgatacttttttcttttttttaatgggagatAAACTTCAGACTTCTAGAAACAGTGTCTTGTTGTAAAAATCATGTCATCAATCTGCCATTACCAGTTGTGACATTAATTGTCATGCCTCTCAATCTCTGTCATGAATATCTGCTTGGAGAAAGTGTCAGGGCTACAACAGCGTGTTTTCTTGGGCTGGGGGAATCTCTGCCATATATCTGTTGTATAAAATTAAGTAGCCTTTGGTGTCTGAAATCCGCActatgtttttcttatttttgttagaGAAAGTGCTGTATCACTCGCAGAATCTTTTTGGATCCTGGGTGAGAGGCCAGTCTGCAGGTGGCTGCCGTAACAACAGCAGCTTCCCTACCAACCCGAAGTTCTGGCTGAGAGTCTGTGAAAAGAGTGAGGTGTGcattgctctgctgcagaaacatAGGAAATACAGTGCTGACTGGGCTGGAAGAATTCAAAATCTGACTCACTTAGCAGAGGAAAATCTGTCTTTGACTGAAGGCATACAGGGGAAGAATTATCAGGCTGTGGGATTGCATGTCTGGAAGGTAATAAGGgagtgacatttttctttttgcaaatagAAGTTTTAAAGCATTACTGAAACATCTGAGTAAAATAATTCATTTGCTATGGCAGTGATACAATTCAGCTGTTCACACATTTTACATTGGATTTATGTTGGAATGGTCCTGTTTGTCTCACAATGCAGTTACTGTCTGTACAAACTATTAGTGGACTAGTACTTTCTTCTTATCATTGAGTGCCAACTATCAGAACTTTTGGGACTGTTCCAAACTAGTGCATGGCATTTCAGGCTGATTATTTGATGACTATTCCTAAATTTACTCCTCCTGAATATTAACTCTTGGCTACTCCTCTTTGATGTTCAGCTTATCTGCTGATACTCTCCTccttatttgtttcctt contains:
- the CAPN10 gene encoding calpain-10 isoform X4, translated to MLGEKKQLIVKRDLYTDPTFPASDTSIFFDYCTPLAQFRGEISWLRPKDICSTPRLFSNNPQDVQVKQGILGDCWFLCACVALQKSKYLLNKVIPPGQPSWTDESYQGCFTCRVWQFGHWVEVTIDDRLPCLGGKLCFSQCQTEDLFWLPLLEKAYAKVHGSYEQLWAGQVADALVDLTGGIAERWTLKGPGRNMEKEKTGMVLEKAVFRRLMNLKEQCVISCSVLNSRQGASELGEFHAFIVIDMLNLSEVSGKEIFLLRIRNPWGRRCWRGPWCEGGQGWSQLDPIVTSELLSQIQEGEFWVDEEEFFREFDEITMGFPVNEEGQLQSLYTEKVLYHSQNLFGSWVRGQSAGGCRNNSSFPTNPKFWLRVCEKSEVCIALLQKHRKYSADWAGRIQNLTHLAEENLSLTEGIQGKNYQAVGLHVWKVEKKRFNLPKTLSAPPVVGTICHSYDREVHVCCDLSPGFYLVVPSTFLKDAVGNFLLRVFSTGRISLSELKPPPADAALCEDLPAGEWETVQLHGCWKNGQSAGGSRNFPSFHINPCFPLSIPAGSGKSSVKVTLRQHCQDSKCRPIGFHIFQVPNSSWKPHTSSFLHLEPLVSCVPHCYSQEVSQLCRLPAGSYVIIPSTYLPNTEGNFTVVIATKIDRKRIHSRETLGQVLQEISFTTVMKR